A genome region from Natronosalvus rutilus includes the following:
- a CDS encoding carbon starvation CstA family protein: MTQVIWIVAAVLVTFTVGYVGYSRYLVQFVELDSSRTTPAHKYEDGQEYVPSKKPVLLGHHFSSIAGGAPIVGPITAGAIWGWAPALAWVAIGNPLMGAVHDFISLSGSMRHEGKSIGYIIGEYVGERGKDMLLWFAFLTIILVVAVFALVVGIVLNAFPQAATASLVYIGLALVFGVYLYQMNAPFIPGTILFVAGVFAGVWVGIQYPLAIFELAEGAHPEGTIVIFEGMTGSWMPGAGTPALNGNSAAWVPVILVYAAVASALPVWTLLQPRDYLSSFLLYAGVGGALLAIIVGTIFGTSSEPLVVDSSIGAFEGFLGVDAVSPYPLFPLLFITIACGTISGFHSLVSSGTTAKQLNKESDARLIGYGGMLGEGLLAATALSTLAVAGLASEASGGGIGGALPNFATGGGVILTSFGIDPAFGAPFMALVLVSFLLTSTDTAARLGRYMMEEIVGMVGSGTDTGFSGGVGSFAGGRYTNPVIQISIAYLLIISGQWTTLWGLFGGANQLLAALALLTGTVWLANWDRSKQLVSTGVPMAIMVVITTLGLAWLAFYENLYVNLLQGGADGFLATASAFVQMVLALVLIYLALSLVRIGYGNISSARTGREPAAEPGDD, from the coding sequence ATGACACAGGTAATTTGGATCGTTGCCGCGGTACTGGTAACGTTTACAGTGGGGTACGTGGGGTACTCGAGGTACCTCGTACAGTTCGTCGAACTCGACTCGAGTCGAACCACACCGGCACACAAGTACGAGGACGGCCAGGAGTACGTCCCGTCGAAGAAACCGGTATTGTTGGGGCATCACTTCTCGAGCATCGCCGGCGGTGCGCCGATCGTCGGACCGATTACGGCGGGCGCCATCTGGGGCTGGGCGCCCGCGCTCGCGTGGGTCGCCATCGGGAACCCCCTGATGGGCGCCGTTCACGACTTCATCTCGCTGTCCGGGTCGATGCGACACGAGGGGAAGTCGATCGGCTACATCATCGGCGAGTACGTCGGCGAACGGGGCAAAGACATGCTGCTGTGGTTCGCGTTCCTCACCATCATCCTGGTGGTGGCGGTGTTCGCGCTCGTCGTGGGTATCGTCCTGAACGCGTTTCCGCAGGCGGCTACCGCGAGTCTGGTGTACATCGGGCTCGCGCTGGTGTTCGGCGTGTACCTCTACCAGATGAACGCCCCGTTCATTCCCGGGACGATCCTGTTTGTCGCAGGCGTGTTCGCGGGCGTCTGGGTCGGGATCCAGTACCCGCTCGCGATCTTCGAGCTGGCGGAGGGTGCCCACCCCGAGGGAACCATCGTCATCTTCGAAGGAATGACTGGGTCGTGGATGCCCGGTGCCGGCACCCCCGCGCTGAACGGGAACAGCGCCGCGTGGGTCCCGGTCATCCTCGTATACGCCGCGGTCGCCAGCGCGCTCCCGGTCTGGACGCTGCTCCAGCCGCGTGACTACCTCTCGTCGTTCCTGCTGTACGCGGGTGTCGGCGGGGCGCTGCTCGCGATCATCGTCGGGACGATCTTCGGGACGTCCTCGGAGCCGCTCGTGGTCGACAGCAGCATCGGCGCGTTCGAGGGATTCCTGGGCGTCGACGCCGTCTCCCCGTACCCGCTGTTCCCGCTGTTGTTCATCACGATCGCGTGCGGGACCATCAGTGGCTTCCACTCGCTCGTTTCTTCGGGAACGACGGCAAAGCAACTCAACAAGGAGAGCGACGCCCGCCTCATCGGGTACGGCGGCATGCTCGGTGAGGGCCTGCTCGCCGCAACGGCACTGTCGACGCTGGCAGTTGCCGGGCTCGCCTCGGAAGCATCCGGTGGCGGCATCGGTGGCGCGCTCCCGAACTTCGCGACCGGCGGGGGCGTCATCCTCACGAGTTTCGGCATCGATCCCGCGTTCGGCGCCCCGTTCATGGCGCTCGTGCTCGTGAGCTTCCTGCTCACGTCCACCGACACGGCTGCTCGCCTCGGCCGATACATGATGGAGGAAATCGTCGGTATGGTCGGGAGCGGCACCGACACCGGCTTCTCCGGCGGCGTCGGCTCGTTCGCTGGCGGTCGATACACGAATCCCGTCATTCAGATCAGCATCGCGTACCTGCTCATCATCTCCGGCCAGTGGACCACACTGTGGGGGCTGTTCGGTGGCGCCAACCAGTTGCTCGCCGCGCTGGCCCTGCTCACCGGGACCGTCTGGCTCGCCAACTGGGACCGCTCCAAACAGCTCGTCAGCACCGGTGTCCCGATGGCCATCATGGTCGTCATCACCACCCTCGGGCTCGCCTGGTTGGCGTTCTACGAGAACCTGTACGTGAACCTGCTACAGGGCGGTGCAGACGGATTCCTCGCGACCGCTTCCGCGTTCGTCCAGATGGTGCTCGCCCTCGTGCTCATCTACCTGGCGCTCTCGCTGGTGCGCATCGGGTACGGGAACATCTCGAGTGCACGGACCGGCCGCGAACCAGCAGCAGAACCGGGCGACGACTGA
- a CDS encoding cupin domain-containing protein has translation MGYRIVDPDAVDPAPDRPSECRKLSEPGGLETMAINRFRAAPGEELPLAYHYHETQQEAFYVLDGMLSVETPEETYEVPEERLFVVDPGSPQRAYNPAGADGPVTVLAIGAPAADGDARVYDPEPETKPEDT, from the coding sequence ATGGGATACCGTATCGTCGATCCGGACGCCGTCGACCCGGCGCCCGACCGACCGAGCGAGTGTCGAAAGCTGTCCGAACCGGGTGGGCTCGAGACGATGGCGATCAATCGGTTTCGCGCTGCGCCAGGCGAGGAACTGCCGCTGGCGTACCACTATCACGAAACCCAGCAGGAGGCCTTTTACGTCCTCGACGGGATGCTGTCCGTCGAGACGCCCGAGGAGACGTACGAGGTGCCTGAGGAGCGGCTGTTCGTCGTCGATCCGGGGAGTCCCCAGCGCGCGTACAATCCGGCCGGTGCCGACGGACCGGTGACCGTCCTGGCGATCGGCGCACCGGCGGCCGACGGCGACGCCCGTGTCTACGATCCTGAACCCGAAACCAAACCTGAGGACACATGA
- a CDS encoding CobW family GTP-binding protein has product MNGQTDQIPVTILSGSLGAGKTTLLNHLLTTAEDRSLAVLVNDMGEVNVDAELIAEGSELDLEDGVAELSNGCICCELQDDLETAVVRLARDRDFDHLIVESSGISEPAPVARLFTTESRVAALYAVDTLVTVLDTPAFLEAFAGEETPERRGTEDGRPLSDLLVEQVEVSNLVLLNKADLCSEGELENVADLVRALQPDAETIRTEFSAVDPDRLLGRGLFDPTLLADLPGWKRALEEGDTHDGETPHNHSESHDSDGEHAHEDEHDEGHEHSHSHDHRHPDEVYGVSSFVFRRRRPFHPERLAAFLETLPSEIVRSKGTAWLTGNEMRVTVAQAGPSIRATAQGPWIASLPAVERDMLRSNRPNLEWHDDHGDRRTELVFIGTDYGETALRDALSKTLVTDEEWEEGLETEGPFPSVQGEEVVLREP; this is encoded by the coding sequence ATGAACGGGCAGACCGATCAGATTCCGGTCACGATTCTCTCCGGAAGCCTTGGCGCGGGAAAGACGACGCTGCTCAACCACCTGCTGACGACCGCCGAGGACCGGTCGCTGGCGGTGCTGGTCAACGACATGGGCGAGGTCAACGTCGACGCCGAACTGATCGCCGAGGGCTCCGAACTCGACCTCGAGGACGGCGTCGCGGAACTCTCGAACGGCTGTATCTGCTGTGAGCTTCAGGACGACCTCGAGACCGCGGTCGTCCGCCTGGCCCGCGACCGGGACTTCGACCACCTGATCGTCGAATCCTCAGGCATCTCCGAGCCCGCGCCCGTCGCGCGGCTGTTCACCACCGAGTCCCGCGTCGCCGCGCTGTACGCGGTCGACACCCTCGTGACCGTCCTGGATACGCCCGCGTTCCTCGAGGCCTTCGCGGGCGAGGAAACGCCGGAGCGCCGGGGCACCGAGGACGGTCGCCCGCTCTCAGACTTGCTGGTCGAACAGGTCGAGGTCTCGAACCTGGTCTTGCTCAACAAGGCGGACCTGTGTAGCGAGGGCGAACTTGAGAACGTCGCCGACCTCGTCCGAGCGCTCCAGCCCGACGCGGAGACGATTCGGACCGAGTTCTCGGCGGTGGATCCGGATCGCCTCCTGGGACGGGGGCTGTTCGATCCCACCCTGTTGGCCGACCTTCCGGGCTGGAAGCGGGCGCTCGAGGAAGGCGATACCCACGACGGAGAAACCCCTCATAATCACAGCGAATCGCACGACAGCGATGGCGAGCACGCTCACGAAGACGAGCACGACGAGGGTCACGAACACAGCCACAGCCACGACCACCGCCACCCCGACGAAGTCTACGGCGTCTCCTCGTTCGTCTTCCGCCGCCGCCGCCCCTTCCACCCCGAGCGGCTCGCCGCGTTCCTCGAGACCCTCCCGTCGGAAATCGTCCGCTCGAAGGGCACCGCCTGGCTCACCGGCAACGAGATGCGGGTGACGGTCGCCCAGGCCGGCCCCTCGATCAGAGCGACCGCACAAGGGCCCTGGATCGCCAGCCTCCCCGCCGTCGAGCGCGACATGCTCCGGTCGAATCGACCCAACCTGGAGTGGCACGACGACCACGGCGACCGTCGCACCGAACTCGTGTTCATCGGTACCGACTACGGCGAGACGGCGCTCCGGGACGCGCTATCGAAGACGCTCGTGACAGATGAAGAGTGGGAAGAGGGTCTCGAGACCGAGGGACCGTTTCCCAGCGTCCAGGGCGAGGAGGTCGTGCTTCGAGAGCCCTGA
- a CDS encoding ArsA family ATPase: MEPFVFFGGKGGVGKTTVSCAYGLRCAHDGLRTLVVSTDPAHSVTDVFDQPFDDDPTPVEGIDGLEAMQLDPEEEVTRHLDDIRRDLSEQVSAAMVNEINRQLEMAHGTPGAYESALFDRFIEVMRNSEGYDRVVFDTAPSGSTLRLLGLPDLLEGWIDRLMYKRRTSIDLFEKAAIGNHEPRRVMDGDPVLARLQERKEFFRFAGDTLGNDAAFFLVLNPDELSLNETERSIADLEEKDLPVRGLVANKLTPEPDDDENGRGARYLRERVETERAHLETIRETFGPPLVAEIGWRTAEVKGSLLEDVADELDIETAVEPPTHV; this comes from the coding sequence ATGGAACCCTTCGTCTTCTTCGGCGGCAAGGGCGGGGTCGGCAAGACCACCGTCTCCTGTGCCTACGGCCTGCGCTGTGCCCACGACGGGCTGCGGACGCTCGTCGTCTCGACCGACCCCGCACACTCGGTTACCGACGTGTTCGACCAGCCTTTCGACGACGATCCGACGCCAGTCGAGGGCATCGACGGTCTCGAGGCGATGCAACTCGACCCCGAGGAGGAGGTCACGCGCCACCTCGACGACATCCGGCGCGACCTCTCCGAGCAGGTCTCGGCGGCGATGGTCAACGAGATCAACCGCCAACTCGAGATGGCTCACGGGACGCCAGGTGCCTACGAGTCGGCGCTGTTCGACCGGTTCATCGAGGTCATGCGCAATTCCGAGGGGTACGACCGAGTCGTCTTCGACACCGCTCCCTCCGGAAGTACGCTCCGCCTGCTCGGCCTGCCGGACCTGCTCGAGGGCTGGATCGACCGTTTGATGTACAAACGTCGGACGAGCATCGACCTGTTCGAGAAGGCCGCGATCGGGAACCACGAACCGCGCCGCGTGATGGACGGCGACCCCGTCCTCGCCCGTCTCCAGGAACGAAAGGAGTTCTTCCGGTTCGCCGGAGACACCCTCGGCAACGACGCGGCCTTCTTCCTCGTCTTGAACCCCGACGAACTCTCGCTCAACGAGACCGAGCGCTCGATCGCCGACCTCGAGGAAAAGGACCTCCCCGTCCGCGGCCTCGTCGCCAACAAACTCACGCCCGAACCTGACGACGACGAGAACGGCCGCGGCGCGCGGTACCTCCGCGAGCGCGTGGAGACCGAGCGCGCACACCTCGAGACGATTCGGGAGACGTTCGGGCCGCCGCTGGTGGCCGAAATCGGCTGGCGGACCGCGGAGGTCAAAGGGAGCCTCCTGGAGGACGTCGCCGACGAACTCGACATCGAGACGGCGGTCGAACCGCCGACGCACGTCTGA
- a CDS encoding redox-regulated ATPase YchF, with translation MTSSYRIGLVGKPSVGKSSFFNAATMNDVPEGAYPFTTIDPSVGEAYVRVECAAPEFDEECTPNVGYCEHGTRFVPTKLVDVAGLIPGAHEGKGLGNQFLTDLNETDVLVHVVDFSGETNLEGEPTEGHDPREDIDFLETELDQWYLGVLEKGINRYSSGYVTEDDAIEEDLAEQMSAFKTNEDELKLLIRRVDIGFDPEEWDDEDKLELAREIRKATKPMVIAANKMDTPAAQANYDEITSDPEYEDLTIVPCSAHAEKALKSADKAGVVEYQPGDDDFEITGDISESQEEGLEQIRDFLQSYGATGVQAALETALFDVLGVTPVFPGGANGLGNERGEVLPDCFLIPPESTAEDFAYSLHSDIGDGFLYAIDCRSNRQLGKDYPVESRDVIEIVTTN, from the coding sequence ATGACCAGCAGTTACCGGATCGGACTCGTCGGCAAACCCTCCGTCGGCAAGTCCTCCTTCTTCAACGCCGCCACGATGAACGACGTCCCTGAGGGGGCCTACCCGTTCACCACCATCGACCCCAGCGTCGGCGAGGCCTACGTCCGCGTCGAGTGTGCCGCCCCCGAGTTCGACGAGGAGTGCACCCCTAACGTCGGCTACTGCGAGCACGGCACCCGCTTCGTCCCCACGAAACTCGTCGACGTCGCCGGCCTCATTCCCGGCGCCCACGAAGGGAAAGGCCTCGGCAACCAGTTTCTCACGGACCTCAACGAGACCGACGTGCTCGTGCACGTCGTCGACTTCTCCGGGGAAACGAACCTCGAGGGCGAACCCACCGAGGGTCACGACCCGCGCGAGGACATCGACTTCCTCGAGACCGAACTCGACCAGTGGTACCTCGGTGTGCTCGAGAAAGGAATCAACCGCTATTCGTCGGGCTACGTTACCGAGGACGACGCCATCGAGGAGGATCTGGCCGAGCAGATGAGCGCGTTCAAGACGAACGAGGACGAACTCAAACTCCTCATTCGGCGCGTCGATATCGGTTTCGACCCCGAGGAGTGGGACGACGAGGACAAACTCGAGCTGGCCCGCGAGATTCGCAAGGCGACGAAACCGATGGTGATCGCGGCAAACAAGATGGACACGCCCGCGGCTCAAGCGAACTACGACGAGATCACGAGCGACCCCGAGTACGAGGACCTGACCATCGTTCCCTGCAGCGCCCACGCCGAGAAGGCGCTCAAGTCGGCAGACAAAGCAGGCGTCGTCGAGTACCAACCGGGCGACGACGACTTCGAGATTACGGGCGACATCTCCGAGAGCCAGGAAGAAGGCCTCGAGCAGATTCGCGACTTCCTCCAATCCTACGGTGCCACGGGCGTCCAGGCGGCCCTCGAGACCGCCCTGTTCGACGTCCTCGGCGTGACGCCGGTGTTCCCCGGCGGCGCCAACGGCCTGGGGAACGAACGCGGCGAGGTGTTGCCCGACTGCTTCCTGATCCCGCCGGAGTCGACCGCGGAGGATTTCGCTTACAGCCTCCACTCGGACATCGGCGACGGCTTCCTCTACGCCATCGACTGTCGGAGCAACCGCCAGTTAGGCAAGGACTACCCCGTCGAATCTCGCGACGTCATCGAGATCGTGACGACGAACTGA
- a CDS encoding TIGR00341 family protein, whose product MRLVELLIPKQKREAVEETLKDEDIAFTLVEEGSRDEPSVVITFPLPAPAVESVLDELRDVGIDEDSYTVIIEAETVVSEKYDALEERYAQNTARISREELQAQAKDLTPRFSTYLVMTVMSVVVATAGLLLDSPAVVVGSMVIAPLIGPALGASVGTVINDRALFRRGIKLQAIGLGIGIVTAAVFAFAARTTGLVSPMLEIFEISEIQGRLSPDILSLVIAIGAGVAGAWTLTAGTSAALVGVMIAAALVPPLGVVGIGIAWGLPNVALAAGVLVLVNMLVINITSLAVLWYKGYRPENWFQQDEARVTTKKRAVVLVVMIVALSSILGGVTYDTYRTGTYEEDVTNDVAAVLDSPEYADLTLIDVTIEYTDPVPPRQPERIVVTVGYPVGTDPPQIAEELQSRESIHAESAIRLPTGPLVESQRTEVVVYYTEMG is encoded by the coding sequence ATGCGACTCGTGGAGCTTCTGATCCCGAAGCAAAAGCGTGAAGCCGTCGAGGAGACGCTCAAGGACGAAGATATCGCCTTCACCCTCGTTGAGGAGGGGAGTCGTGACGAGCCCTCGGTCGTCATCACGTTCCCGTTGCCGGCACCCGCGGTCGAATCTGTCCTCGACGAACTTCGGGACGTAGGGATCGACGAGGATTCCTACACGGTGATCATCGAAGCAGAAACCGTCGTCTCAGAGAAGTACGACGCTCTCGAAGAGCGGTACGCTCAGAACACCGCGCGCATCTCCCGTGAGGAGCTCCAAGCCCAGGCAAAGGACCTCACTCCCCGGTTTAGCACGTATCTCGTTATGACGGTTATGAGTGTGGTCGTCGCGACCGCCGGCCTGTTACTCGATTCGCCGGCGGTCGTCGTCGGGTCGATGGTGATTGCGCCGTTGATCGGACCCGCACTCGGTGCGAGCGTCGGCACGGTCATCAACGATCGCGCGCTGTTTCGACGCGGGATCAAGCTCCAGGCGATCGGGCTCGGCATCGGCATCGTCACCGCCGCCGTCTTTGCGTTTGCCGCCCGGACGACCGGACTCGTTTCACCGATGCTCGAAATCTTCGAAATCTCGGAGATTCAGGGTCGGTTAAGCCCTGATATACTCTCGCTCGTCATCGCGATCGGCGCCGGGGTGGCGGGAGCGTGGACGCTCACTGCGGGCACGTCCGCCGCCCTCGTCGGTGTCATGATCGCAGCCGCGCTCGTTCCACCACTGGGCGTCGTCGGTATCGGTATCGCATGGGGTCTCCCAAACGTGGCCCTCGCCGCGGGCGTCCTCGTTCTGGTCAACATGTTGGTGATCAATATCACCAGTCTCGCCGTTCTCTGGTACAAGGGCTATCGGCCGGAGAACTGGTTTCAGCAGGACGAAGCGCGCGTTACCACCAAAAAACGCGCTGTCGTGCTCGTCGTCATGATCGTCGCGCTTTCGTCGATTCTCGGCGGAGTGACGTACGATACCTACCGAACCGGGACGTACGAAGAGGACGTCACCAACGACGTGGCCGCCGTTCTCGATTCGCCCGAATATGCCGACCTCACGCTCATCGACGTGACGATCGAATACACCGACCCGGTCCCGCCCCGCCAGCCGGAACGCATCGTCGTCACAGTCGGCTATCCAGTCGGCACCGACCCGCCACAGATCGCCGAAGAGCTGCAATCTCGAGAGAGCATCCATGCCGAATCGGCGATCCGCCTCCCAACGGGGCCGCTCGTCGAGTCCCAGCGTACTGAAGTGGTGGTATATTACACCGAGATGGGATAG
- the allB gene encoding allantoinase AllB: MTVDLVIHNGTVLTPAGRSPNSGIAIEDGTIVAVGRSDRLPDAERTLDAEGNVIAPGVVDCHIHNREPGLEYKEDWESATRAAAAGGVTTVVGMPNTDPVIDRPEHLELKLERGDASAHVDFGSYVVVTSENLEHIPALDEAGALGYKIFLGSTVGDVPPPNDGEILEAMERIRETGKRLGFHEENGEIIDHYTRQFQDAGKNRPIDHAHSRPVIAEREAIERMITFAEETGAKIHMFHVSSGSGAEAVARGKERGVDVTAETCPHYLWFTESVLEEKGNVARIQPPIRDADQRERLWTAFQTGAIDCVATDHAPHTPEEKLVDDPFGNTWDAISGFVGLETEVPALLSFVEQGRLTLEEWAYHHAARPAQVWGLYPQKGSLQVGTDADITVVDPELEWTLEDRADLHSKNCVTPFEGETFTGKAVTTVVRGEVVYDDGEVVGESGYGARVEPN, from the coding sequence ATGACTGTGGACCTCGTTATTCACAACGGAACCGTCCTGACGCCCGCGGGCCGGAGCCCGAATTCGGGCATCGCCATCGAGGACGGCACGATCGTCGCCGTCGGCCGGAGCGACCGGTTGCCCGACGCGGAGCGAACGCTCGATGCCGAAGGGAACGTCATCGCCCCCGGCGTCGTCGACTGTCACATCCACAACCGGGAACCCGGCCTCGAGTACAAGGAAGACTGGGAGTCGGCCACCCGGGCGGCCGCCGCGGGCGGCGTCACGACCGTCGTCGGCATGCCCAACACCGACCCCGTTATCGACCGGCCCGAGCACCTCGAGCTCAAACTCGAGCGCGGCGACGCGAGCGCCCACGTCGACTTCGGGAGCTACGTCGTCGTCACCTCCGAGAACCTCGAGCACATTCCTGCCCTGGACGAGGCGGGCGCACTGGGGTACAAGATCTTCCTCGGTTCGACCGTCGGGGACGTCCCGCCGCCGAACGACGGCGAGATTCTCGAGGCGATGGAGCGCATTCGGGAGACGGGGAAGCGACTCGGCTTCCACGAGGAGAACGGCGAGATCATCGACCACTATACCCGCCAGTTCCAGGACGCGGGCAAGAACCGACCGATCGACCACGCCCACTCCCGGCCCGTCATCGCCGAGCGGGAGGCCATCGAGCGCATGATCACCTTCGCCGAGGAAACCGGCGCGAAGATCCACATGTTCCACGTCTCCTCGGGGTCCGGCGCGGAGGCGGTCGCCCGCGGGAAGGAGCGTGGCGTCGACGTGACCGCCGAGACCTGCCCGCACTACCTCTGGTTCACCGAGTCGGTCCTCGAGGAGAAGGGCAACGTCGCTCGCATTCAGCCGCCGATCCGGGATGCCGACCAGCGCGAGCGACTCTGGACGGCCTTCCAGACCGGCGCCATCGACTGCGTCGCCACCGATCACGCACCGCACACGCCCGAGGAGAAACTGGTCGACGACCCCTTCGGGAACACCTGGGACGCTATCTCGGGATTCGTCGGCCTCGAGACCGAGGTTCCCGCGCTGCTCTCGTTCGTCGAGCAGGGCCGACTCACGCTCGAGGAGTGGGCCTATCATCACGCAGCACGCCCCGCACAGGTCTGGGGGCTATACCCACAGAAGGGGTCGCTCCAGGTCGGAACGGACGCCGATATTACGGTCGTCGACCCCGAACTGGAGTGGACGCTCGAAGACCGGGCCGACTTACACTCGAAGAACTGCGTGACGCCGTTCGAGGGCGAGACCTTTACCGGGAAGGCGGTGACGACGGTCGTCCGCGGCGAGGTCGTCTACGACGATGGCGAGGTCGTCGGGGAGTCGGGGTACGGGGCTCGGGTCGAGCCGAACTGA
- a CDS encoding DUF1616 domain-containing protein gives MSLTTKTQNTVGAVGRYPTDLAFVTLATVLAYVLVTNLSPGSGLRLLSALAFVSFLPGYALVSMLFPVRARARAPGPQATAEARPGGIDAAERLALGLGLSIAVVPIVVLALPLTRWGLTVGSTIGALAAVTVVAAQLAVIRRLRVPPADRFTVSLAGLRKRFSSANETGAARASSLLLGLAIIAAVGVLLYSFTAPMAAGGFTQLAIYTAEGDGDLEAEMPDTVAPGDSIPITFQIHNEEGREMEYTVVMQEQVVADGEVVERVTHQEVTAISQSGDGGQITAERSVAPAAGDGETVRIAVMLFEGDAPETATMEEATEYTYFWVTVETPPDAPGSGGADDGGEESGADADGAEGGDGSDDTGDEAEADGEDGEDDDGTEESDESESDEGSSEGGDESEDDGGDEDETDEGSDEEEGSEGGDEDESEDGDDGEEDGGEDEEADEDEDGGEDEE, from the coding sequence ATGAGTCTCACCACGAAGACCCAGAACACCGTCGGGGCGGTGGGTCGGTACCCGACCGACCTCGCGTTCGTCACGCTCGCGACGGTCCTCGCGTACGTGCTCGTCACGAACCTATCGCCGGGGAGCGGCCTCCGCCTGCTGTCCGCGCTGGCGTTCGTCTCGTTCCTGCCGGGCTACGCACTCGTCTCGATGCTCTTCCCGGTTCGGGCCAGGGCACGGGCTCCAGGTCCACAAGCGACCGCTGAAGCCCGTCCAGGAGGTATCGATGCCGCCGAACGTCTGGCGCTCGGTCTGGGGCTCTCGATCGCGGTCGTCCCAATCGTCGTGCTGGCACTCCCGTTGACGCGCTGGGGCCTCACAGTCGGTTCGACCATCGGCGCACTCGCGGCAGTGACCGTCGTTGCTGCCCAGCTCGCGGTGATCCGCCGGCTCCGCGTCCCGCCTGCGGATCGCTTTACGGTGTCGCTGGCCGGCCTGCGAAAACGGTTCTCGAGCGCGAATGAAACTGGAGCGGCCCGCGCCTCGTCGCTCTTGCTCGGACTCGCGATCATCGCTGCCGTCGGCGTGTTGCTGTACTCGTTCACGGCGCCGATGGCCGCCGGGGGGTTCACCCAGCTCGCCATCTACACGGCCGAGGGTGACGGCGACCTCGAGGCCGAGATGCCCGACACGGTCGCCCCCGGGGACTCGATCCCGATCACCTTCCAGATCCACAACGAGGAGGGCCGCGAGATGGAGTACACCGTGGTGATGCAAGAGCAGGTGGTCGCTGACGGCGAGGTCGTCGAACGGGTGACTCACCAGGAGGTGACGGCGATCAGCCAGTCCGGGGACGGCGGGCAGATCACCGCCGAGCGGTCCGTGGCGCCGGCCGCAGGGGATGGCGAAACGGTTCGCATCGCCGTGATGCTCTTCGAGGGTGATGCCCCCGAAACGGCCACGATGGAGGAGGCCACGGAGTACACGTACTTCTGGGTCACGGTGGAGACGCCGCCGGACGCGCCCGGATCCGGTGGCGCAGACGACGGCGGCGAGGAATCGGGTGCCGACGCGGACGGCGCCGAGGGTGGCGACGGCAGTGACGACACTGGCGACGAAGCCGAGGCCGACGGCGAGGACGGCGAAGACGACGATGGCACCGAAGAGAGCGACGAATCCGAGTCTGATGAGGGCTCGAGTGAGGGTGGAGACGAAAGTGAAGATGATGGAGGAGACGAGGACGAAACCGACGAGGGCAGCGATGAGGAAGAAGGCAGCGAGGGCGGCGATGAAGACGAGAGTGAAGACGGAGATGACGGTGAGGAAGACGGTGGTGAGGACGAAGAGGCCGACGAAGATGAGGATGGAGGCGAAGACGAGGAGTGA
- a CDS encoding PadR family transcriptional regulator, whose translation MHDLTGFQRDLLYVIAGADRPSGQTVKEEVEQYYSSEINHGRLYPNLDTLVNKELVEKGQLDRRTNYYAITDEGLDRISERRDWEAQYVDV comes from the coding sequence ATGCACGACCTGACCGGATTCCAGCGAGACCTGCTATACGTAATCGCCGGCGCGGACCGCCCGTCCGGACAAACCGTCAAAGAAGAAGTCGAACAGTACTACAGCTCCGAAATCAATCACGGACGGCTGTACCCGAACCTCGATACGCTCGTCAACAAGGAGCTGGTCGAGAAGGGACAACTCGACAGACGAACGAACTATTACGCGATTACCGACGAGGGGCTCGATCGGATCAGCGAGCGCCGCGACTGGGAAGCGCAGTACGTCGACGTCTAG
- a CDS encoding winged helix-turn-helix domain-containing protein gives MSTHANHTAAESTVNPAAQLDVLGDECARTILVAASEGPRTAKELTERTDCSSATIYRRINNLLESELLAECIRFEPDGTHTTAYESTVDSVQVEIGETGITVSTGSGHDAEPETSVQARRGGSR, from the coding sequence ATGTCCACTCACGCAAACCATACGGCGGCAGAATCGACAGTCAACCCGGCGGCCCAACTCGACGTGCTCGGCGACGAGTGCGCGCGAACGATTCTCGTCGCGGCCAGCGAAGGGCCACGGACCGCGAAAGAACTGACCGAACGAACCGACTGCTCGTCGGCGACGATCTATCGACGGATCAACAACCTCCTCGAGAGCGAGCTGCTGGCGGAGTGCATCCGGTTCGAACCGGACGGAACGCACACGACGGCCTACGAGTCGACCGTCGACAGCGTGCAGGTCGAGATCGGCGAGACGGGGATTACGGTTTCGACCGGATCGGGCCACGACGCAGAACCCGAGACGAGCGTACAGGCGCGACGCGGCGGTAGTCGGTAG
- a CDS encoding DUF7563 family protein, with amino-acid sequence MTTTRLNWTPNESSATGTRCENCGTHVTQQFARVFGDNGDVVHGCPACTTYREMQSGGHLPSR; translated from the coding sequence ATGACAACAACTCGACTCAACTGGACTCCGAACGAATCGTCGGCGACAGGCACGCGGTGTGAGAACTGTGGCACGCACGTGACTCAGCAGTTCGCTCGCGTCTTCGGCGACAACGGTGACGTCGTACACGGCTGCCCCGCGTGTACGACTTACCGCGAGATGCAATCAGGCGGTCATCTCCCTTCTCGTTAA